In a single window of the bacterium genome:
- a CDS encoding flippase, whose amino-acid sequence MSSVRLNTLFVGIGQVLRIAMAMILLPVASRLLGPASFGRYNLATTVMFFTMLADDLGLNMWVTREIARERERAQRYFAYTVGLKAALIPLSLLFVAIYLQIGGYDAETVRTVWIFTLYAMLCSFRDLAIALFRAFEQMEWESLALSIEKVLTTAAGVVVLLLGGGLTGLAWAFVAAAAASLLFCLRPLFGKFVRPDLAFSLREFLPMLRGAVVFGISVFLTTVYSHIDMLMLSWLKGPEYWGFFAAAHKLIDLTNFIPTVLMIATFPALSRISRRPAGDLNHLFTRGFKWLLLLAIPLVPGVALLARPVILGFYGAAYAPSIPALQILGGTAAVLFLNIFAAGVFGATNNQGKLVIIQIGGLILSTALNYLLIPPFAHVGSSISSLVTESLVLTATLILAYSRIVRLTEKRFILDGLFAAIVMSAFLYGLRGWPVFAVVGIGATLYFAILFALKTITWQEIWQFKRVKAA is encoded by the coding sequence GTGTCGAGCGTCCGTCTAAATACGCTGTTTGTCGGTATCGGGCAGGTGTTGCGCATCGCCATGGCGATGATCCTCCTGCCCGTGGCTTCACGTTTGCTGGGACCGGCCTCTTTCGGCCGGTACAATCTCGCCACCACCGTTATGTTCTTCACCATGCTGGCGGATGATCTCGGCCTGAACATGTGGGTGACGCGTGAAATTGCCAGGGAACGGGAACGCGCCCAGCGCTATTTCGCCTATACAGTCGGTCTCAAGGCGGCCCTGATCCCCCTGAGCCTGCTCTTTGTCGCGATCTACTTGCAAATCGGCGGCTACGATGCGGAAACGGTGCGGACGGTCTGGATTTTCACCCTCTATGCGATGCTCTGTTCCTTCCGCGATTTGGCGATCGCGCTCTTCCGGGCCTTCGAGCAGATGGAGTGGGAATCGCTGGCCCTGAGCATCGAAAAAGTGCTCACGACAGCCGCGGGAGTCGTCGTGCTGCTGCTGGGGGGAGGCTTGACCGGACTGGCCTGGGCTTTTGTGGCTGCAGCGGCGGCGAGTCTGCTTTTTTGTCTCCGGCCGCTGTTCGGCAAGTTCGTCCGCCCGGACCTGGCCTTCAGCCTCCGCGAGTTTCTACCAATGCTTCGCGGGGCGGTGGTTTTCGGAATCTCGGTCTTTCTGACCACCGTCTATTCGCACATTGACATGCTGATGCTTTCGTGGCTCAAGGGGCCCGAATACTGGGGTTTTTTCGCGGCGGCGCACAAGCTGATCGACCTGACCAATTTCATCCCGACGGTGCTGATGATCGCCACCTTTCCGGCGCTCTCGCGGATCTCGAGGCGTCCAGCCGGCGATCTCAATCACCTCTTCACCCGCGGTTTCAAGTGGCTGCTGCTGCTGGCCATCCCGCTGGTGCCGGGCGTTGCGCTGCTCGCCCGGCCGGTCATCCTCGGGTTCTACGGCGCCGCCTATGCCCCGTCCATCCCGGCGCTTCAGATTCTCGGCGGAACGGCCGCGGTGCTCTTTTTGAATATCTTCGCTGCCGGCGTGTTCGGTGCGACCAACAACCAGGGCAAGCTGGTGATCATCCAGATCGGCGGATTGATCCTGAGTACCGCACTTAACTATCTGCTGATCCCGCCCTTTGCGCACGTCGGTTCGAGCATCTCCTCGCTGGTCACCGAATCGCTGGTACTGACGGCAACCCTGATCCTGGCCTACAGCCGCATCGTCCGGCTGACAGAGAAGCGTTTCATCCTGGATGGCCTCTTCGCCGCGATCGTGATGAGCGCCTTTCTCTACGGACTGCGCGGCTGGCCGGTCTTCGCGGTGGTCGGGATCGGAGCCACCCTCTATTTCGCCATCCTCTTCGCCCTGAAAACCATCACCTGGCAGGAGATCTGGCAGTTCAAACGAGTGAAAGCGGCATGA
- a CDS encoding glycosyltransferase family 4 protein: MRILYFNYLYDIYGASLGSAIKPMELFAALRRIGHEVEMVWFKDQPGGPPAGTLKRSMRDFLKRHLAFLVHDLKLLLENRRFARIEAEKVAAFKPDVLIARLDLYLYSAIKTARKFDLPVIIEADSPPLYEALQFQKQYWRIPVIPRLIERWVLRHSDFTIMQSRELQRYFIDQHQIDPERTAVVCNGADVDKFAPRPAAPALVERFGLRGAPVLGFIGSMSAWHGIDNLLRIIQAIVVRYPQTKFLLVGSGGGQEKSIRRYLEKHGLSRNVVQTGYVAHTEIPDYLQLMDVVLAPYPNLPFFYYSPVKVFEYMASGKAVVTTRIGQLARIIRDGWDGVLCPPGDFDAFISAISGLLEDPEIAREMGLHARETIIQQHTWKHKALAYEKICQQVIDAHRLRSAAGEDGR, from the coding sequence ATGAGAATTCTCTATTTCAACTATCTCTACGATATTTATGGCGCCTCGCTGGGCTCGGCGATCAAGCCGATGGAGCTCTTCGCCGCCCTGCGCCGCATCGGGCACGAAGTCGAGATGGTTTGGTTCAAGGACCAGCCGGGGGGACCGCCAGCCGGCACCCTCAAGCGGAGCATGCGCGATTTTCTGAAGCGTCATCTGGCCTTTCTCGTCCACGATCTCAAGCTGCTGCTCGAAAACCGGCGATTCGCCCGGATCGAAGCGGAGAAGGTGGCTGCCTTCAAGCCGGATGTCCTCATTGCCCGGCTCGATCTCTATCTCTACTCGGCGATAAAAACCGCGCGAAAATTCGATCTGCCCGTGATTATCGAGGCGGACAGTCCGCCGCTCTATGAGGCCCTCCAGTTTCAGAAGCAGTACTGGCGCATCCCGGTGATTCCGCGCCTGATCGAGCGCTGGGTGCTGCGGCATAGCGATTTTACCATCATGCAGTCGCGCGAGCTGCAGCGCTATTTCATTGATCAGCACCAGATCGATCCCGAACGCACCGCGGTGGTCTGCAACGGTGCTGACGTCGACAAATTTGCTCCGCGTCCGGCCGCGCCCGCGCTCGTGGAACGGTTCGGCCTCCGTGGCGCGCCGGTGCTTGGTTTCATCGGCTCGATGAGCGCCTGGCACGGCATCGACAACCTGTTGCGCATCATCCAGGCGATTGTGGTACGCTATCCGCAGACGAAATTCCTCCTGGTCGGCTCCGGCGGTGGGCAGGAAAAGTCCATCCGGCGCTATCTCGAGAAACATGGCCTGAGCCGGAATGTCGTCCAGACCGGCTATGTGGCGCATACGGAGATCCCGGACTATTTGCAGCTGATGGATGTGGTGCTGGCGCCCTATCCCAATCTGCCGTTCTTCTATTACAGCCCGGTCAAGGTCTTTGAGTATATGGCCTCGGGCAAGGCGGTGGTGACCACGCGCATCGGTCAGCTGGCGCGCATCATCCGCGATGGTTGGGATGGCGTGCTCTGTCCGCCGGGCGATTTTGATGCCTTTATTTCGGCCATCTCGGGGCTGCTCGAGGATCCCGAAATCGCCCGCGAGATGGGCCTGCATGCCCGCGAGACCATCATCCAGCAGCACACCTGGAAACACAAAGCCCTGGCCTATGAAAAGATTTGCCAGCAGGTGATCGATGCACACCGGCTGCGCAGCGCCGCGGGGGAGGACGGCCGATGA
- a CDS encoding glycosyltransferase — protein MKILMVHKFYYIEGGAERYFFNLTELLQRQGHEVIPFAMHHPRNLPSPWSGYFVDYFEPDKELAHLGPVNGLKAAARVIYNRQAQARLETLIDAVQPDIAHVHGVYHHLSPSVLFSLKKKKLPVVFTLHEYKILCPDYLFLDRQGRVCERCAGKHFWHATAGRCFRDSLAASALVTAESYVHRLLRTYHRQVDLYLSPSRFLQGKMIQYGYPEAQVMWLPYTIPMDDYDPCYEHDGYFVYVGRLSHEKGVAELVRAMRRVPEAHLKVIGTGRLGEPLQDYVRQEGLGNVEFLGYRSGAELREIVRRAMFVAVPSVVYDNSPLSIYEALAHGKPVVGAAIGGIPELIEEGRDGFLFKAGDEASLVTALHRMLDRAPQWPEMGRAGRRKAEALFGPEAHVQKIENIYGRLVRSH, from the coding sequence ATGAAGATCCTCATGGTCCACAAGTTCTACTACATCGAGGGCGGTGCGGAGCGCTACTTCTTCAACCTTACCGAATTGCTGCAGCGCCAGGGCCACGAGGTCATCCCCTTTGCCATGCACCATCCGCGCAACCTCCCCAGCCCCTGGAGCGGCTATTTCGTCGACTATTTCGAACCGGACAAGGAACTGGCACACCTCGGCCCGGTCAACGGCCTCAAGGCGGCTGCACGCGTGATCTATAACCGTCAGGCGCAAGCGCGGCTGGAAACGCTCATTGACGCGGTCCAGCCCGATATCGCCCATGTCCATGGCGTATATCACCATCTGTCACCCTCGGTGCTCTTTTCACTGAAGAAGAAAAAACTGCCGGTGGTCTTTACCCTGCATGAATACAAGATCCTCTGCCCGGACTACCTCTTCCTCGACCGACAGGGCCGGGTCTGCGAGCGGTGCGCAGGAAAGCACTTCTGGCACGCGACAGCCGGGCGCTGTTTCCGCGACTCGCTGGCCGCCTCGGCCCTGGTTACCGCTGAATCATATGTCCACCGTCTGCTGCGGACCTATCACCGCCAGGTCGATCTCTACCTCTCGCCCAGCCGCTTTCTGCAAGGCAAGATGATCCAGTATGGTTATCCGGAGGCGCAGGTCATGTGGCTTCCCTATACCATCCCGATGGACGACTATGATCCCTGCTACGAGCATGATGGCTATTTTGTCTACGTCGGCCGGCTGTCGCATGAAAAGGGCGTCGCCGAACTGGTCCGGGCCATGCGGCGGGTGCCCGAAGCGCATCTGAAAGTGATCGGCACCGGCCGCCTCGGCGAGCCGCTGCAAGACTATGTTCGTCAGGAGGGGCTGGGCAACGTCGAATTCCTGGGCTACCGGAGTGGGGCGGAACTGCGCGAAATCGTCCGGCGGGCGATGTTCGTCGCCGTGCCCTCCGTGGTCTATGACAATTCACCGCTTTCGATCTACGAGGCGCTGGCTCACGGCAAGCCGGTAGTCGGAGCGGCGATCGGCGGCATCCCGGAGCTGATCGAGGAAGGCCGCGACGGCTTTCTCTTCAAGGCCGGTGACGAGGCGAGCCTGGTGACGGCGCTGCACCGTATGCTGGATCGCGCGCCGCAATGGCCGGAGATGGGCCGAGCGGGTCGGCGCAAGGCCGAGGCACTTTTCGGCCCGGAAGCCCATGTGCAAAAAATCGAGAATATCTATGGCCGGCTTGTCCGCAGCCACTGA